The nucleotide window GTTGTCGACAAGGAGCAGCCTCAGCTGGTCATTCTTGGCAAGCAGGCCATCGACAGCGACAACAACCAGACCGGCCAGATGCTGGCTGCGCTGACCGGCTACGCCCAGGGCACCTTCGCCTCCAAGGTGGAAGTCGCCGGCGACAAGCTGAACGTCACCCGTGAAATCGATGGCGGCCTGCAGACCGTGTCGCTGAACCTGCCAGCCATCGTTACCACCGACCTGCGCCTGAACGAGCCACGCTATGCGTCGCTGCCGAACATCATGAAGGCCAAGAAGAAGCCGCTGGAGACCGTTACTCCAGACGCGCTGGGCGTTTCCCTCGCCTCCACCAACAAGACCCTGAAAGTTGAAGCGCCGGCTGCCCGCAGCGCTGGCATCAAGGTCAAGTCGGTGGCCGAACTGGTCGAGAAGCTGAAGAACGAAGCGAAGGTAATCTAAATGACTATCCTGGTTGTCGCTGAATACGAAAACGGTGCAGTAGCCCCGTCCACCCTGAACACTGTCGCCGCAGCCGCCAAGATCGGTGGTGATGTGCACGTGCTGGTCGCAGGCCAGAACGTCGGTGGCGTTGCCGAATCCGCTGCCAAGATCGCTGGTGTGGCCAAGGTGCTGGTGGCCGATAACGCCGCCTACGCCCACGCGCTGCCGGAAAACGTCGCGCCGCTGATCGTCGAGCTGGCAAAGGGCTACAGCCACGTGCTGGCCCCGGCCACCACCAATGGCAAGAACATCCTGCCGCGCGTTGCCGCGCTGCTGGACGTGGACCAGATCTCCGAGATCGTCTCGGTCGAGTCCGCCGACACCTTCAAGCGCCCGATCTATGCCGGTAACGCCATTGCCACCGTGCAATCGAGCGCTTCGATCAAGGTCATCACCGTGCGTACCACCGGCTTCGACCCAGTCGCTGCCGAAGGTGGCTCGGCTGCTGTTGAAGCGGTGAGTGCCGCGCACAACGCCGGTATCTCGGCCTTTGTCGGTGAAGAGCTGGCCAAGTCCGACCGCCCAGAGCTGACCGCTGCCAAGATCGTCGTTTCCGGCGGCCGCGGCATGGGCAACGGTGACAACTTCAAGCACCTGTACAGCCTGGCCGACAAGCTCGGCGCGGCCGTCGGCGCTTCGCGCGCTGCGGTCGACGCAGGCTTCGTGCCGAACGACATGCAGGTCGGCCAGACCGGCAAGATCGTTGCGCCACAGCTGTACATCGCCGTCGGTATCTCCGGTGCGATCCAGCACCTGGCCGGCATGAAAGACTCCAAAGTGATCGTTGCGATCAACAAGGACGAAGAGGCGCCGATCTTCCAGGTGGCCGACTACGGCCTGGTTGCCGACCTGTTCGAAGCGGTTCCGGAGCTGGAAAAGCTGGTCTGATCCGCCTGCTTCACTTATAAAGAACCCGGCCCTCGCATTGAGGGTCGGGTTTTTTTATGGGTTGAGGAGTGAGGGATGACGTTGCGCGGAACGGGCAGGGTGCTGGCATGCATGGTGGCGTTGGTGACGCCATTGGCCATGGCAGCAGGCAAGTGCGAGCGCCTGGTGGCAACCGGCAGCCCTGATGCTCCGCCTTATTCGTGGCAGGACCCGAAAGACCCGAAACACCTGATCGGCGCCAACGTCGACCTGCTGCGCCAGGTGGCTGGCGAGCTGGGGGTGAAGGTGGAGGTGCTAAGTGCTGGCCGTCGCGACCAGGCCCTGGAGGAAGTGCGCAGCGGGCGTATGGACCTGCTGCTCGATACGCCGATGCAGGTGGAACAACTGACCGCGCTGGACTACATCCACCCACCCCTTCAACTCAACGAATACCTGGTGTGGACACGCCACGATGCCACGCTGACCTTCGATGGCCCTGCGGACCTGGCCCAGTACCAGGGCAGCTTGTCCGAACGCGCGCGCCTGACCCCGGCCTTTACCGCGTTTGCCAAGGCCCAGCTGAAGCTGGTGCCAGCGCAGAACCTGACCCAGGCGTTCCAGAAACTGGTGCTTGGCCAGGTGGACTATGTGCTTGCTGGCCGCTATTCGGGCATGGCCATGGCCCAGAGCCTGGGCATGAACAATGACCTGATCGCCCGCGGCCTGCCGGTGGACCGGCCAGGCCTGTACCTGGCCCTGTCGCACAACTCGGCATGCAATGACAGCTGGTTGCGTGGGCAATTGGCAAAAAAACTGACAGAATTGCCGATCTCCGGTGCGTCCGAGGCGGTCCTGCAACGTAATGTCGAGCGCTGGAAAGCGCAGTTGCAGGTGCCGGCGGACGCCCCCAAACACTAGGAAGATTGCGTGAGAACCCAACCACTAATCCTTGCCTTGGCCGTGCTCGGCCTGGCTGGCTGCGCCAATGATCCGGCCCCTGACGAGCAGATGCGCATTTCCGAACAGGCACTGGAGCAGGCCAGGGCCGTAGGTGCCACCGAGCAGGTCGAAACGCTGCACATGGCTGAAGACAAGCTGGCCCGGGCCAAGGCCAACATGCTGACCCAGGACTACCGTGATGCGCGCATGCGCGCCGAGCAGGCCGAGCTTGATGCCCGCCTGGCCGAGGCCCAGGTGCTGAACCAGAAAAGCGAAGAGCAACTGCAACTGCTGCAGTCGCGGGTCAAGCGCTTGCGCAAGCAACTGGAGGTGCAGCCATGATGCGCCGTACACCATTGGCCGCGCTGGCGTTGCTGGCGCTGGCAGCAGGCTTGCAAGGTTGTGCCAGCCAGCGCAGCTCTGCTGCGCTGGATGAAGCCAGTGCCACCTTCGCCAAGGTCAAGGATGATTCCGATGTGCTGCGCAGTGCGCCACGTGACGTGATCCGCGCAGGTGAGTCGCTGGCCCGTGCCGAGCGCCTGTCCAGCTATATCGGCACCGGTTCCGATGTGCGTCATTACGCTTACCTTAGCCAGCGCTACAGTGAAATTGCCAGTGAGCATGCCAAGCTGGCGCTGAACCAGGAGCGCCAGGCCAAGCTTGACCTCGAGCGTCAGCGCCTGCAGTTGGCGTTGCGCGAGGCCAAGCTGGCCAGCGTGCAGCAGCAGGGCAAGTGGGTCGAGTCGCAGATCGCTGCGCTGGCTTCGGAGCAGACTGATCGTGGCCTGGTGATGACGCTGGGTGACGTGCTGTTTGATACTGGCCGTGCTGAGCTGAAGAATTCGGCCAGCCGTACCGTGCTCAAGCTGGTGCAGTTCCTTCAGCTCAACCCGCGGCGGGTAGTGCGTATCGAAGGTTATACCGACAGCACTGGCGCGGCCGAAGACAACCTGAAACTGTCCCGCGACCGGGCGCAGGCCGTGGCCGACATGCTGGTGGACCTTGGCATCGACGAAAAGCGCCTGCAGGTCGAGGGCTATGGCGACCAGTATCCGATCGAGGCCAACGCCTCTGAGCGGGGCAGGGCGCAGAACCGCCGCGTGGAGATCGTGTTCTCCGACGACAAGGGCAGGCTCGCGCCTGCGCGCTGATCGCTGGCGTGCGGAGGACGGCACCGGCTTTGCCGGTGTTCGCGGCTAAAGTCGCTCCCACAGGGTAGTGTCAAGCCCAGGACATGTGCAGAACCTGTAGGCGCGGCCTTGTGCCGCGAAACGGCCGCAATGCGGCCCTGCTTTTTGTCGGCTTAGTCGTTTCGATAGCTATCACGCTATTGTATTGTCGACTATGTTGCATTCTGTCCCAGTACACTTTGCAACTGTTACGGTATCCTCTACCGTCACTGAGCCGTACAAGAACAACGAGCCGCCGCCATGACCAACCTGCTGCTGTACCAGCGTATCGCCCAGCAACTGGCCGATGACATCCGTCGTGGTGTCTACCAGCCAGGCGAGCGGGTACCCTCCGTGCGCAAGATGAGTGCCCAGCTCAATGTCAGCCATGCCACGGTGCTGCAGGCCTATGCCAACCTCGAAGACCAAGGGTTGATCCGCGCGCGGCCACAATCTGGCTACTACGTGCACCAGACGCCGGCCCTGACCGCGCAAACCCCGGACATTGCCCGGGTGGAGCGCCCGGGCCTGGTCACCCGTGCCAGCATCATCCAGCAAGTGCTGACCGAGGCGCGCCGTGATGGCGTGTTCCCGTTCGGCGCCGCGGTGCCGCATGTCGACTACCTGCCAGTGCGTGCCCTGCATCAGCAAATTGCCAAGGTCACCCGCTTTCACAGTCCGCGCGCCTTCAGTTACATGTTCAGCCCCGGTTTCGAGCCGCTGCGCCGGCAGATCGCCATTCGCATGCGCGATGCCGGCGTGCTGGTCGACCCGCGTGAAGTGATCGTGACCCATGGCTGTGTCGATGCCCTGCAAATGTCCCTGCGCGTTTTGACCCGCCCGGGCGATCTGATCGCTGCCGAGTCGCCGACCTATTACGGGTTGCTGCAACTGGCCGATTTGCTGGGCCTGAAAGTGATCGAAATCCCCAGCGATCCATCCACGGGTATTAGCCTTGAAGCCTTGCAGCTGGCGGCTAACCAGTGGTCGATCAAGGCCCTGGTATTGACGGCGCGCCTGAGCAATCCGCTGGGTGGCACGGTCCCTGAGGAGCGGCAAAAGCAATTGCTGCGTCTGGCGTCAGACTTCGATATTCAGATTATCGAGGACGACATCTATGGCGAGTTGATGTTCGAGCAAGGCAAGACCAAGGCGCTGAAGGCATTCGACCGCCTGGACCGGGTGATCTACTGTTCAAGCTTCTCCAAGACCCTGTCCCCTGGTGTGCGCGTTGGCTGGATGATCGCCGGGCGCTATCAGGACGAAATTCAGCGCCTGCAGACCTTCACCACCCATTCGGCCTGTAGCGTGACGCAGATGGGGGTGGCGGCCTACCTGGAAAATGGCGGTTACGACCGGCACCTGCGCTACATCCGCCAGGAGTATCGCAAGAACCTCAGTGCCTACCAGTTGGCGGTGCAGCAGCACTTCCCCGAGGGTACCCAGATGACCCGGCCCACGGGCGGTTTCATCCTCTGGATAAGCCTGCCCGGGCGGGTCAATACCCAGGAGCTGCATGTGCGGGCGCTGGAGCAAGGCATCAGTATCGCGCCGGGGTTAATATTCAGTAACACAGAACAGTTCAACCACTGCATCCGCCTTAATTGTGGCATCCCGTGGAACAAAGAGGCCGAGCGGGCAGTGATTACGCTGGGTTTGCTGGCTCAGCAGTTGTGCAGGGAGCCTGCGCTCACACTTTTGTAAGGCTTGCCAGCCGCCCGTGGAACATGGAGCATACGCACCTTTCTTGCCAGTCTGTCCATTTGCCATGAAAGCTTTGCGCCGTTTTGCCTTGATCTTGTGCCTAGCACCGTTCTGCTACCTGGGCAGCCCAGCGTTGGCTGCGCAGCCGGCAAGCCAGGTGCAGGCAGCCCAGGGCAAAAATGTGCAAAAAAAGGCGCCAGCCAAGCCTGCGCAGAAGCAGGTGGTGAAGAAGGCTGGCAACAGCAAGGCCAAGGCGCACAAGCCGGTCAGCAAAGCGGTCGCCAAACCATTGCCCAAGGCAAAGCTGGACCTCAGCCTGCCTGTCGATATGGTCGACAACCTGGAGCCGAATGTGGGTACCCCGTCGCCCATCCAGCGGCGCAAACCTTTGCTGCCGCCCATGTTTACCGAAAAGCCGGAAACCAGCGACAGCCCGTTCCAGCTCAATGGCCGCTTGATCAATAACGAAATGCAGCTGCAGTTGCGTAATGACAGCCGTCATGACGTGGAAGGGGCAGCCATCGATTTCGAGTATCGCCAGTAGCCGGGAACTGACTGCCGGGTCACGGCAAATTTCATCGTGCCAGTAATTTCAAACGCCTGTTTGAGCGGTTACTATCCAGGGACGTTCGTCCCGTTTTGTTCCAGGGAGTCCTGATTTTGGTGAATAACCATGAATTGCCGTGAGGGCTGTGGTGCCTGCTGCATCGCCCCGTCCATCACTTCTGCGATGCCGCGCATGCCCAATGGCAAGCCGGCTGGCGAGCGCTGCCTGCACCTGACGGCTGCCAACCTCTGCGACCTGTTCGGCAAGCCCGAGCGGCCGGCGGTATGTGGCGGCTTCAAGGCAGATGTCGAGGTGTGCGGCAGTGATCGTGACGAGGCAATCAGGATTCTTGGCTGGTGGGAACAGATGACGGCGGCGTGACAGGCTGGATCTTCGACAACAAGGATAAACATGATGAGATCGTTCAAGCGTATTGCACTGCTGTGTGGCGTGGGTGTTCTGCTGTCGCCTGCGGCCTGGGCCGAAAACTGGCAGGTGGCCAAGGACGAGGAGGGGATCAAGATATCCCTCAGCGAAGTGGCTGGTTCCAAGTACAAGGCCTATCAGGGCGTCACCGTGATCAAGGCACCGCTGGCCAAGGTGCAGGCGTTGCAGGAAGACGCGGTCGGGGCCTGTGCATGGATTCATGAGTGCAAGTCGCAGAAGCTGCTCAAGCATGAGGGTGACCAGAGCTGGACCTACACCCAGTTCAATACGCCATGGCCGGTGACGCCGCGTGATTCGATCTTGCGTGTGACGACTGTCAAGGGGGCGGACGGCAGCCTGGTGCGGAACTTGAAGGAAGAACCGACCTATCTACCGGAAGAGAAGGGCTTTGTGCGGGTAGCCAAGGTTGAGGGCTTCTGGAAGCTGGTGCCCAAGGGCGACAGTACGGAAGTGACCTACCAGGTGCACACCGAGCCGGGTGGTAGCGTGCCGGCGATGGTGGCCAACAAGTTCGTGGTGGATGCGCCGTTCAATACCCTGAAAGGGCTGCGCGAGCGGGCTGAGAAAAACTGAGGTTTAACGCGTGGCTCCCGCAAGGGCCGAGCTGCGGCCATCAGGACCTGGAATAAAAAAGGCTGCCTAAGGGCAGCCTTTTTGCGTTCGGCTAAAAAGCTTACTTGCGGTCTTTCAGTGCAGTGATGTCGCGTTTTTGCTCGCCGGTGTACAGCTGGCGCGGACGGCCGATCTTGTACGGGCTGGAGAGCATTTCTTTCCAGTGCGAGATCCAGCCCACGGTACGTGCCAGGGCGAAGATCACGGTGAACATGCTGGTCGGAATGCCGATTGCCTTGAGGATGATCCCCGAGTAGAAGTCGACGTTCGGGTACAGCGAGCGCTCGATGAAGTACGGATCGGTCAGGGCGATCTCTTCGAGGCGCATGGCCAGTTCCAGCTGCGGGTCGTTCTTGATGCCCAGCTCGCGCAGGACTTCGTCGCAGGTCTGCTTCATCACGGTGGCGCGCGGGTCGCGGTTCTTGTACACGCGGTGACCGAAGCCCATCAGCTTGAACGGGTCGTTCTTGTCCTTGGCCTTGGCGATAAACGTGTCGATGTTCGAGACATCGCCGATTTCATCGAGCATGGTCAGGACGGCTTCGTTCGCACCGCCGTGGGCCGGGCCCCAGAGTGCGGCGATACCGGCGGCGATACAGGCGAACGGGTTGGCACCCGACGAGCCGGCCAGGCGGACGGTGGAAGTGGAGGCGTTCTGCTCGTGGTCGGCGTGGAGGATGAAGATCCGGTCCATTGCCTTGGCCAGCACCGGGCTGATCGGTTTGATCTCGCAGGGGGTGTTGAACATCATGTGCAGGAAGTTTTCCGCGTACGACAGGTCGTTGCGCGGGTACATCATCGGCTGGCCCATGGAGTACTTGTAGACCATCGCGGCCAGGGTCGGCATCTTGGCGACCAGGCGCACCGCGGAGATTTCGCGGTGTTGCGGGTTATTGATATCCAGGGAGTCGTGATAGAACGCCGACAGGGCGCCGACCACGCCGCACATCACCGCCATTGGGTGAGCGTCGCGGCGGAAGCCGTTGAAGAAGGACTTCAGCTGCTCGTGAACCATGGTGTGGTTCTTGACGGTGCTGACGAACTGGGCCTTCTGCTCGGCATTCGGCAGTTCGCCGTTGAGCAGCAGGTAGCAGGTTTCGAGGTAGTCGGATTGCTCGGCGAGTTGCTCGATCGGGTAGCCGCGGTGCAGCAGGATACCTTTGTCGCCGTCAATGTAGGTGATCTTCGACTCGCACGAGGCAGTCGCCATGAAACCAGGGTCGAAGGTGAAGTGACCAGTGGCCCCCAACCCGCGGACGTCGATTACATCAGGACCAACGGTGCCGGTTAAAATGGGCAGCTCGACGGGGGCAGCGCCCTCGATGACCAACTGCGCTTTTTTGTCAGCCATGTGGCCTCCTATTAATGCTAGAAATCATCAGACAGACCCCCCACG belongs to Pseudomonas putida NBRC 14164 and includes:
- a CDS encoding electron transfer flavoprotein subunit beta/FixA family protein codes for the protein MKVLVAVKRVVDYNVKVRVKADNSGVDLANVKMSMNPFCEIAVEEAVRLKEKGVATEIVVVSVGPTTAQEQLRTALALGADRAILVEAADELNSLAVAKALKAVVDKEQPQLVILGKQAIDSDNNQTGQMLAALTGYAQGTFASKVEVAGDKLNVTREIDGGLQTVSLNLPAIVTTDLRLNEPRYASLPNIMKAKKKPLETVTPDALGVSLASTNKTLKVEAPAARSAGIKVKSVAELVEKLKNEAKVI
- a CDS encoding electron transfer flavoprotein subunit alpha/FixB family protein — its product is MTILVVAEYENGAVAPSTLNTVAAAAKIGGDVHVLVAGQNVGGVAESAAKIAGVAKVLVADNAAYAHALPENVAPLIVELAKGYSHVLAPATTNGKNILPRVAALLDVDQISEIVSVESADTFKRPIYAGNAIATVQSSASIKVITVRTTGFDPVAAEGGSAAVEAVSAAHNAGISAFVGEELAKSDRPELTAAKIVVSGGRGMGNGDNFKHLYSLADKLGAAVGASRAAVDAGFVPNDMQVGQTGKIVAPQLYIAVGISGAIQHLAGMKDSKVIVAINKDEEAPIFQVADYGLVADLFEAVPELEKLV
- a CDS encoding substrate-binding periplasmic protein produces the protein MTLRGTGRVLACMVALVTPLAMAAGKCERLVATGSPDAPPYSWQDPKDPKHLIGANVDLLRQVAGELGVKVEVLSAGRRDQALEEVRSGRMDLLLDTPMQVEQLTALDYIHPPLQLNEYLVWTRHDATLTFDGPADLAQYQGSLSERARLTPAFTAFAKAQLKLVPAQNLTQAFQKLVLGQVDYVLAGRYSGMAMAQSLGMNNDLIARGLPVDRPGLYLALSHNSACNDSWLRGQLAKKLTELPISGASEAVLQRNVERWKAQLQVPADAPKH
- a CDS encoding DUF4398 domain-containing protein; amino-acid sequence: MRTQPLILALAVLGLAGCANDPAPDEQMRISEQALEQARAVGATEQVETLHMAEDKLARAKANMLTQDYRDARMRAEQAELDARLAEAQVLNQKSEEQLQLLQSRVKRLRKQLEVQP
- a CDS encoding OmpA family protein codes for the protein MMRRTPLAALALLALAAGLQGCASQRSSAALDEASATFAKVKDDSDVLRSAPRDVIRAGESLARAERLSSYIGTGSDVRHYAYLSQRYSEIASEHAKLALNQERQAKLDLERQRLQLALREAKLASVQQQGKWVESQIAALASEQTDRGLVMTLGDVLFDTGRAELKNSASRTVLKLVQFLQLNPRRVVRIEGYTDSTGAAEDNLKLSRDRAQAVADMLVDLGIDEKRLQVEGYGDQYPIEANASERGRAQNRRVEIVFSDDKGRLAPAR
- a CDS encoding aminotransferase-like domain-containing protein, which produces MTNLLLYQRIAQQLADDIRRGVYQPGERVPSVRKMSAQLNVSHATVLQAYANLEDQGLIRARPQSGYYVHQTPALTAQTPDIARVERPGLVTRASIIQQVLTEARRDGVFPFGAAVPHVDYLPVRALHQQIAKVTRFHSPRAFSYMFSPGFEPLRRQIAIRMRDAGVLVDPREVIVTHGCVDALQMSLRVLTRPGDLIAAESPTYYGLLQLADLLGLKVIEIPSDPSTGISLEALQLAANQWSIKALVLTARLSNPLGGTVPEERQKQLLRLASDFDIQIIEDDIYGELMFEQGKTKALKAFDRLDRVIYCSSFSKTLSPGVRVGWMIAGRYQDEIQRLQTFTTHSACSVTQMGVAAYLENGGYDRHLRYIRQEYRKNLSAYQLAVQQHFPEGTQMTRPTGGFILWISLPGRVNTQELHVRALEQGISIAPGLIFSNTEQFNHCIRLNCGIPWNKEAERAVITLGLLAQQLCREPALTLL
- a CDS encoding YkgJ family cysteine cluster protein, coding for MNCREGCGACCIAPSITSAMPRMPNGKPAGERCLHLTAANLCDLFGKPERPAVCGGFKADVEVCGSDRDEAIRILGWWEQMTAA
- a CDS encoding START domain-containing protein, producing the protein MRSFKRIALLCGVGVLLSPAAWAENWQVAKDEEGIKISLSEVAGSKYKAYQGVTVIKAPLAKVQALQEDAVGACAWIHECKSQKLLKHEGDQSWTYTQFNTPWPVTPRDSILRVTTVKGADGSLVRNLKEEPTYLPEEKGFVRVAKVEGFWKLVPKGDSTEVTYQVHTEPGGSVPAMVANKFVVDAPFNTLKGLRERAEKN
- the gltA gene encoding citrate synthase → MADKKAQLVIEGAAPVELPILTGTVGPDVIDVRGLGATGHFTFDPGFMATASCESKITYIDGDKGILLHRGYPIEQLAEQSDYLETCYLLLNGELPNAEQKAQFVSTVKNHTMVHEQLKSFFNGFRRDAHPMAVMCGVVGALSAFYHDSLDINNPQHREISAVRLVAKMPTLAAMVYKYSMGQPMMYPRNDLSYAENFLHMMFNTPCEIKPISPVLAKAMDRIFILHADHEQNASTSTVRLAGSSGANPFACIAAGIAALWGPAHGGANEAVLTMLDEIGDVSNIDTFIAKAKDKNDPFKLMGFGHRVYKNRDPRATVMKQTCDEVLRELGIKNDPQLELAMRLEEIALTDPYFIERSLYPNVDFYSGIILKAIGIPTSMFTVIFALARTVGWISHWKEMLSSPYKIGRPRQLYTGEQKRDITALKDRK